Part of the Pseudomonas sp. Leaf58 genome is shown below.
CGTCGCCTTCTTCGCAGGCAAGCCCGCGAAGAAGGCGACGCGGTGTTTCGCTGCTCACAACGGCGGCAACGCCCAGTTGATCGGCGCCAGCCCACGCTGTTCAAGAAAACTGTTGGTGCGGCTGAAATGCCCACAGCCCAGGAACCCACGGTAAGCCGACAACGGCGACGGATGCACCGACTTCAGCACCAGGTGCTTGGTCCCATCAATCAGCTTCTGCTTGCTTTGCGCATGCGCGCCCCACAGCAAAAACACCACGTTCGGGCACTGCTCGCTAACCACCTGAATGACCCGGTCGGTAAAGAATTCCCAGCCCTTCTTGGCATGCGACGCCGCATTGGCGCGCTCCACCGTCATGGTCGTGTTGAGTAGCAACACGCCCTGCTCAGCCCAGCTTTGCAGGTAGCCATGGCTGGCGATCGGGATATTCAGGTCGCGCTGCAGTTCCTTGTAGATGTTGACCAGCGACGGTGGCGTGGCCACGCCCGGCTGCACCGAGAAGCACAGGCCATGGGCCTGGCCTGGCCCGTGATACGGGTCCTGACCGAGGATGACCACCTTCACCTGGTCCAGCGGCGTCGAATTGAGCGCATTGAAGATCAGCGGCCCGGGCGGGTAGATTTCCTTGCCAGCGGCGTACTCATTGCGCAGAAATTCGCGCAACTGGTGCATGTAAGGCTGGTCGAATTCGGCGCGCAAGGCGGCCTTCCAGCTGGGTTCGAGTTTGATGCGGTCGTCGTCAGTCATGCGGCCTTCCATAAACAATGGCGCGACACTAGGTAAGCCCTTCTCGCTTGTCAAACGATCCGACCGACGACCGGCATGTTCGGCCAAGCAAGCCATACTTGTGCGATGACTTGAGCGAGGTAGTCCATGGCCATTCATTGCGAGGTACTCACCGGCGCCGATGGCGCCCGCATCGGCATCGCCACCCTCGATGCGCCCAAGGCGCTGAATGCCCTTAACCTGCCGATGATCGAGGTTTTGGGCAAACAGCTGCACACCTGGGCCCACGACCCAGGCATTGTCTGCGTGCTGCTGCGCGGCAACGGTGCCAGGGCCTTCTGCGCCGGGGGCGATGTGCGTGCGCTGGTGCAAGCCTGCTACAACCACCCCGGCAGCGTGCCACCGCTGGCCGCCACCTTCTTCGCCGCCGAGTACCGCCTGGACTATGCCCTGCATACCTACCCCAAGCCGCTGCTGTGCTGGGGCCACGGGCATGTACTGGGCGGTGGCATGGGGCTGCTGCAAGGCGCCAATGTGCGCATCGTCACACCCAGCAGCAAGTTGGCCATGCCAGAAATCAGCATCGGCCTGTACCCCGACGTAGGTGCCAGTTGGTTCCTGGCCCGGCTGCCCGGCAAGCTGGGCTTGTTCCTTGGCCTGACAGGCGCGCCGATCAACGCCCGCGATGCCCTTGACTTGGGCTTGGCCGATCGCTTTCTGGGCGAACACCAGCAAGAAGCGCTGATCGAGGAATTGCTGCAACTGAATTGGCAGGAGCAGACCGCACTGCAACTGAACAGCCTGCTCAAGGCCGAACAGCACCGTGCCTGCGCCGAATTGCCCGAAGCGCAGTGGCTGCCACGGCGGCAGGTCATCGACCAACTGCTAGACGTAGCCGATGCTGCCGCAGCCTGGCGAGCGCTGGAGGGGCTCAAGCAGCATGACGACCCGCTACTGGCGGATGCCGGCCAACGGCTGCATGAGGGTTGCCCGCTGACTGCACACTTGGTGTGGGAACAGATTCGCCGGGCCCGGCACCTGTCGTTGGCGCAAGTGTTCCAGATGGAATACAGCATGAGCCTGAACTGCTGCCGCCACCCAGAATTCAGCGAAGGCGTGCGGGCCCGCTTGCTGGACAAGGACAACCAACCGCGTTGGCACTGGCCCGATGTGGCGCAGGTGCCCGCGGCGGTGGTGGAGGCGCATTTTGCCAAGGCATGGGAAGGCCGCCACCCGCTCGCAGACCTGGGTTAATTTCAAGAATATGGGGCTGCCTTGCAGCCCCGCTTTCATTCACCTAGCGCTGCCAGTTACCGCCTTGCCCCTGCCCACGCCGACCCTCCCAGCGCCCGCCGCCATTCCCCTGCCCTCTGGAGTGCCAGTCGCCATGCTGGTAACGCTGGCTGCCATCCCGATAGTCATGCCGATCGCGGTCACGCCCATAGTCATTGCGCTGCCGGTTGCCATAGTCATAACGCGGGTTGCCGTGCCATCGGTTCATCCCAGGTTGCGGCTGCGACCGATAAATGGGCGTGGGGTGGTAGTAATAGCGCGGCGCCGGCTGGTAGTAATAGCGCGGTTGCGGCGTCACGTAATAGCGGTCATAGCGGTAATAACCCGGCGACACATAGCGGTCGCGGGAGTAGTAGTCCGAACGGTAATAGCCCCCGCTCTCGTAGTACGGGGCGCAGGCGGAAGTCATCAGCCCCAGCAGGGCGATCAACAAAATTCGATAGGACATGGCGGCCTCCTGGACCGCTGGAGTGCCCGAACAGCGGCGCTGGCGAGCATCGATGGAAAAAGCGTTCATCGACACTGAATAAGACCGCTGCGGCGAGGTGCAGTGCCATTTTTGCAACAATTTGATACAGCTGGAATGCCCCTGAAAAACTTGCAGTCATTTTCCGGTCATCTCACTAGAATGGGCGGCTCGGCACATATCACGGGAAGATCATGCCCTCACGTTCCGCTCTGTTTTCACAGCGCTCGCTGATCGTTACCCTGCTGGTACTGTTGGCTTGCGGCTTCCTCGCCACATCACTGCTCAGCTACTTTGCCTCGCGCAGCGCCATCCGTGACGGCATCATCAATACCGAGCTGCCGCTGACCTCCGACACGGTCTACTCGGAAATCCAGAAAGACCTGATCCGCCCGGTGCTGATCGCGTCGATGATGGCCCAGGACACATTCCTGCGTGACTGGGTGCTGTCCGGTGAGCAAGACACCCCGCGCATCACCCGCTACCTGGGCGAAGTCATGGGCAAGCAGGACACCTTCACCTCGTTCTTCGTGTCCGACCGCTCCCTCACCTACTACCAGGCCAAGGGTGTGCTCAAGCAGATGCAGCCGGGCACTTGGCGCGATGCCTGGTACTTCCGCCTGCGCGAGCTCAAGGCCCCCTACGAAATCAACGTCGACCTCGACATGGCCAACCAGGACAGCCTGACCGTGTTCATCAACTACCAGGTGCATGATTACCAGCAGCGCTTCATCGGCGCAGCAGGGGTGGGGCTGAGTGTGTCGTCGGTGGTCAAGCTGATCGACCAGTACCAGCAGCGCTACCAGCGCCGGGTACTGTTTACCGATGCCAATGGCAAGGTGTTGCTGACCGGCTCGGCAGGTGGCCCCCATGGCCTGCGGGTTGGCCAGCAATTGAGCGATAACCCCGAGCTGAGCGATGTACTGGCCCAGCAACGGGTGCCCGGGGCAGGCAGCCATGAGTATCTCGACAGCGACAACCACAGCCACTTCCTGAACGTGCGCCACCTGCCTGAGCTGGACTGGTACCTGCTGGTGGACAAACGCGAAACTGGCGCCCTGGACCGCATCCGCCACTCGCTGTACCTAAACCTGGCGATCTGCACCATGATCACCTTGGTGGTGCTGGCACTGGTGCATGCCATGGTCCGCCGCCACCAGGCCAGCACCGAGGCCCTGGCCACCCTCGACAGCCTCACCGGCCTGCCCAACCGGCGCAGCTTCGACTTGCTTGCCGCCCAGGCCTTGCAAGAAGCCCAGCGTGCCTGCAGCCCGCTGATTGCGCTGCTGATAGACCTGGACCACTTCAAGGTCCTAAATGACACCCACGGCCACCTGGCAGGCGACGAAGTGCTACGCCAATTCGCCAATGTACTGCAGGGTAGCGTTCGCCAGTCCGATATACTGTGCCGCTGGGGCGGTGAGGAATTTATTGTGTTGCTGCGTGAAGCCGAAGGCCGGCAGGCCCTCGAAGTGGCGGAAAAAATTCGCCAGCGTACCGAACAGCTGACGTTCAGCTACGACGACCAGCCGCTGCGCCTGACCACCAGCATCGGGCTGAGCAGCCTGCAGCCAGGCGATACCCTGCACGCCCTGCTGAGCCGCGCCGACCGGGCGCTTTATCGTGCCAAGCAGGCCGGCCGCAACCGAGTCTGCAGTGAAACCCGCCATGACTGACCGCCAACACTGCCCCGCTTGCGGCGCCCCCAACCAATGCAGCCTGGCCGACCCACGCAGCGCAACCCAGGCCTGCTGGTGCTACGGCGTGACCATCGACCCGGCGGTGCTCCTGGCCCTGCCCGCCGAGCTGCGCGACAAGGCCTGCCTGTGCCCGCGTTGCGCTGCCGTTGAAGAACAACTCCGATCCCCCGCCCGCCATTGACTGTTTCCATGCGCCTCGACCGTTTCCTCGCCAACCTGCCCAGCCATAACCGCCAACAAGTCCGCCTGATGCTGGCGCAACGCCGCGTGCGGCTGGATGGCCAGGTGGTCAGCGACCCGCTAGCCGAAGTACGTGAATTCAGCCGCGTGGAGCTGGATGACCAGCTGCTGCAAGCCGGCCGCCCGGCGCGCTACCTGATGCTGCATAAGCCCACTGGCTGTGTCAGCGCCACCCAGGACCCGCAGCACCGCACCGTGCTCGACCTGCTGCCCGCCGCGTTGCAAGGCGACCTGCACATTGCCGGGCGCCTGGACTTCAACACCACCGGCCTGATGATTTTGACCAACGATGGCCAGTGGTCACGGCGGCTTACCCAGCCGGCAACCAAACAGCCCAAGCACTATTTGGTGGAAACCGAGGACGAGATTGGCGTGCACTATGTGGCCAAGTTCCGCGAGGGCTTGTACTTCGCCTTCGAAAACCTCACTACCCTGCCCGCCCAACTGGACATACTGGGCCCACGCCAGGCACGGCTGGCGATCGTCGAAGGGCGTTACCACCAGGTCAAGCGCATGTTCGGGCATTTCGACAACAAGGTGGTGGCACTGCATCGCGAGAGCATGGGAGCGATTCGGCTGGACCCGGGGTTGGCGCCAGGGGCGTTCCGTGAACTAACTGCGGATGAAATCGCCACTGTCTAGGTTGCCTGTTCCGCCCTTTTCGCGGGCTCGCCCGCTCCAACAGGGTCATCGATAAGTCTGAGGCCTGTGATGCTCCTGTGGGGGCCGGAACAAACAGTAGAGGGTCGTCCTACGACCGCTCAGCGACAAAAGTCACATTTCCCCCCGAACGGCACTTGCGGGATCGGCAACCCACTGCTTGAATCCAAATCGTCAGTCTGCATGTGACTACCAAGTCACGCCCGCAGTCGAAGACACCTTTTGCCGGCCACCCAAAGCCTAGATGCCTTGGGGCACGGCAAATTGCCCGCCTACAACAACATCGTCGACGCAAGTGCCAAGGATCGACACAGGGCCCCCCAGACACTCTTCAGGCGAATGCCTACCTGTCATAAAGAACGTGCACCCTAGGTGACGCGAATACCCTTTTTGCGCCAGGAGTCGATGACATGAGGCCAGAAATTGCTGTACTTGATATCCAAGGTCAGTATCGGGTTTACACGGAGTTCTATCGCGCGGATGCGGCCGAGAAGACGATCATCCTGATCAACGGTTCGCTGGCCACTACGGCCTCGTTCGCCCAGACGGTACGGAACCTGCACCCGCAGTTCAACGTAGTGCTGTTCGACCAACCGTATGCGGGCAAGTCCAAGCCGCACAACCGCCAGGAACGGTTTATCAGCAAGGAGACCGAGGCGCATATCCTCCTTGAGCTGATCGAGCACTTCCAGGCAGACCACGTGATGTCGTTCTCGTGGGGTGGCGCAAGTACGCTGCTGGCGCTGGCGCATCAGCCGCGGCGGGTGAAGAAGGCGGTAGTAAGCTCTTTCTCGCCGGTGATCAATGAACCGATGCGCGACTACCTGGACCGTGGCTGCCAGTATCTGGCCGCCTGTGATCGCTATCAGGTCGGCAACCTGGTCAACGACACTATCGGCAAGCACCTGCCATCGCTGTTCAAACGTTTCAACTACCGGCATGTCAGCAGCCTGGACAGCCACGAGTACGCGCAAATGCACTTCCACATCAATGAAGTATTGCAGCATGACCTGCAGCGGGC
Proteins encoded:
- the ung gene encoding uracil-DNA glycosylase, with the translated sequence MTDDDRIKLEPSWKAALRAEFDQPYMHQLREFLRNEYAAGKEIYPPGPLIFNALNSTPLDQVKVVILGQDPYHGPGQAHGLCFSVQPGVATPPSLVNIYKELQRDLNIPIASHGYLQSWAEQGVLLLNTTMTVERANAASHAKKGWEFFTDRVIQVVSEQCPNVVFLLWGAHAQSKQKLIDGTKHLVLKSVHPSPLSAYRGFLGCGHFSRTNSFLEQRGLAPINWALPPL
- a CDS encoding enoyl-CoA hydratase/isomerase family protein — protein: MAIHCEVLTGADGARIGIATLDAPKALNALNLPMIEVLGKQLHTWAHDPGIVCVLLRGNGARAFCAGGDVRALVQACYNHPGSVPPLAATFFAAEYRLDYALHTYPKPLLCWGHGHVLGGGMGLLQGANVRIVTPSSKLAMPEISIGLYPDVGASWFLARLPGKLGLFLGLTGAPINARDALDLGLADRFLGEHQQEALIEELLQLNWQEQTALQLNSLLKAEQHRACAELPEAQWLPRRQVIDQLLDVADAAAAWRALEGLKQHDDPLLADAGQRLHEGCPLTAHLVWEQIRRARHLSLAQVFQMEYSMSLNCCRHPEFSEGVRARLLDKDNQPRWHWPDVAQVPAAVVEAHFAKAWEGRHPLADLG
- a CDS encoding diguanylate cyclase, which produces MPSRSALFSQRSLIVTLLVLLACGFLATSLLSYFASRSAIRDGIINTELPLTSDTVYSEIQKDLIRPVLIASMMAQDTFLRDWVLSGEQDTPRITRYLGEVMGKQDTFTSFFVSDRSLTYYQAKGVLKQMQPGTWRDAWYFRLRELKAPYEINVDLDMANQDSLTVFINYQVHDYQQRFIGAAGVGLSVSSVVKLIDQYQQRYQRRVLFTDANGKVLLTGSAGGPHGLRVGQQLSDNPELSDVLAQQRVPGAGSHEYLDSDNHSHFLNVRHLPELDWYLLVDKRETGALDRIRHSLYLNLAICTMITLVVLALVHAMVRRHQASTEALATLDSLTGLPNRRSFDLLAAQALQEAQRACSPLIALLIDLDHFKVLNDTHGHLAGDEVLRQFANVLQGSVRQSDILCRWGGEEFIVLLREAEGRQALEVAEKIRQRTEQLTFSYDDQPLRLTTSIGLSSLQPGDTLHALLSRADRALYRAKQAGRNRVCSETRHD
- a CDS encoding cysteine-rich CWC family protein — protein: MTDRQHCPACGAPNQCSLADPRSATQACWCYGVTIDPAVLLALPAELRDKACLCPRCAAVEEQLRSPARH
- a CDS encoding pseudouridine synthase; the encoded protein is MRLDRFLANLPSHNRQQVRLMLAQRRVRLDGQVVSDPLAEVREFSRVELDDQLLQAGRPARYLMLHKPTGCVSATQDPQHRTVLDLLPAALQGDLHIAGRLDFNTTGLMILTNDGQWSRRLTQPATKQPKHYLVETEDEIGVHYVAKFREGLYFAFENLTTLPAQLDILGPRQARLAIVEGRYHQVKRMFGHFDNKVVALHRESMGAIRLDPGLAPGAFRELTADEIATV
- a CDS encoding alpha/beta fold hydrolase — translated: MRPEIAVLDIQGQYRVYTEFYRADAAEKTIILINGSLATTASFAQTVRNLHPQFNVVLFDQPYAGKSKPHNRQERFISKETEAHILLELIEHFQADHVMSFSWGGASTLLALAHQPRRVKKAVVSSFSPVINEPMRDYLDRGCQYLAACDRYQVGNLVNDTIGKHLPSLFKRFNYRHVSSLDSHEYAQMHFHINEVLQHDLQRALNGARNIDIPVLFINGDRDEYTTVEDAREFGKHVGNSQFSVIRDAGHFLDMETKAACENTRSVLLGFLKPTVREPRQRYQHVQQGQHALAI